One segment of Actinomyces sp. 432 DNA contains the following:
- a CDS encoding DUF2752 domain-containing protein, with amino-acid sequence MAISFLPGALIIGSGLLGRDGMDLCPVHRATGLWCPLCGGTRATRALLHGDLTAAAGYNPFALVVLAAGAAVLLRWIIGRCRGKPRPLLTPREAVAVFAVAGVFALLRNLPGMWVYLGPLLGPPG; translated from the coding sequence GTGGCCATATCGTTCCTGCCCGGAGCACTGATCATCGGATCCGGACTCCTTGGCCGGGACGGAATGGACTTGTGCCCGGTACACCGCGCGACCGGACTGTGGTGCCCCCTGTGCGGTGGCACGCGCGCAACCCGGGCGCTCCTGCACGGCGACCTGACGGCGGCTGCGGGGTACAACCCCTTTGCCCTGGTGGTTCTGGCCGCGGGTGCCGCAGTGCTACTGCGCTGGATCATCGGCCGCTGCCGTGGCAAGCCGCGCCCATTGCTAACCCCGCGTGAGGCCGTTGCGGTGTTCGCAGTGGCGGGTGTCTTCGCCCTGCTGCGCAACCTTCCGGGTATGTGGGTCTATCTGGGCCCTCTCCTGGGCCCGCCCGGATGA
- the hisI gene encoding phosphoribosyl-AMP cyclohydrolase encodes MGDSSPVSLLPTELAARLKRDANGLVAAVVQQYDTREVLMLGWMNDEALHRTLTEGRVTYWSRSRQEYWRKGDTSGHYQYVKAVSLDCDGDALLVEVDQVGAACHTGKRTCFLAGGDLGARAGERPSSRTDLPERPLAGNHEERRE; translated from the coding sequence CTGGGGGACTCATCCCCGGTTTCGCTCCTGCCGACGGAGCTCGCTGCCCGGCTGAAGCGGGATGCGAACGGCCTGGTTGCCGCCGTCGTCCAGCAGTACGACACCCGCGAGGTCCTCATGCTCGGGTGGATGAACGATGAGGCGCTGCACCGCACCCTCACCGAGGGCCGTGTGACCTACTGGTCCCGGTCTCGGCAGGAGTACTGGCGCAAGGGCGACACTTCCGGCCACTACCAGTACGTCAAGGCGGTGTCCCTGGACTGTGACGGAGACGCGTTGCTGGTTGAGGTGGACCAGGTCGGCGCCGCCTGCCACACCGGTAAGCGCACCTGCTTCCTGGCAGGTGGTGACTTGGGTGCCCGAGCGGGGGAGCGTCCCTCTAGCCGGACAGATTTGCCTGAGCGCCCCCTCGCCGGGAACCATGAGGAGCGGAGGGAGTGA
- a CDS encoding indole-3-glycerol phosphate synthase TrpC, whose translation MNSFEELAATARACVSVREHHVPLDELKEAVRAAPACRDALAALRGEGRAVSVIAEVKRATATFADLSGVGDVAILAGFYAAGGAACVSVVTEPARSHGRLADLDAVRAAVEVPVLVNDVIVTPYQVHEARAHGADLLMLDARLEPLILESLIDRTQSLGMAAVVEAHSRSEAVQAVQSGARLVSVDARDPQTREVDRSRFERVAQVLPASVTRIAAGGVRGPHDVMSYARAGADVVLVGEAVIRSADPQQFVAELVAAGSHPALLPATHREAP comes from the coding sequence GTGAACAGCTTCGAAGAGCTCGCCGCGACGGCGCGTGCCTGCGTGTCCGTGCGCGAGCACCACGTCCCGCTGGATGAGCTCAAGGAGGCCGTGCGTGCGGCACCGGCCTGCCGTGACGCCCTCGCCGCGCTGCGCGGCGAGGGGAGAGCGGTGTCGGTCATCGCTGAGGTCAAGCGCGCCACCGCCACCTTCGCTGATCTCTCCGGCGTAGGCGACGTCGCCATTCTGGCGGGCTTCTACGCCGCCGGCGGGGCCGCCTGCGTCTCGGTAGTGACCGAGCCGGCCCGCTCCCACGGCCGCCTGGCCGATCTGGACGCCGTGCGCGCCGCCGTCGAGGTGCCGGTCCTCGTCAACGACGTGATCGTCACCCCGTACCAGGTACACGAGGCGCGCGCCCACGGTGCCGACCTGCTCATGCTCGACGCCCGGCTCGAGCCCCTGATCCTGGAGTCGCTGATCGACCGGACCCAGTCCCTGGGCATGGCGGCCGTGGTGGAGGCGCACTCGCGCAGCGAGGCCGTCCAGGCCGTGCAGTCGGGTGCGCGCCTCGTCTCCGTGGACGCCCGTGACCCCCAGACCCGGGAAGTAGACCGCTCCCGCTTCGAGCGGGTGGCGCAGGTCCTGCCGGCATCCGTAACCCGCATTGCCGCCGGGGGTGTGCGCGGACCCCATGACGTAATGAGCTATGCGCGTGCGGGCGCGGACGTCGTGCTCGTCGGTGAGGCGGTCATCCGCTCCGCCGACCCCCAACAGTTCGTTGCCGAGCTGGTTGCCGCGGGCAGCCATCCGGCGCTCCTTCCTGCAACTCACCGAGAGGCGCCGTAA
- the lgt gene encoding prolipoprotein diacylglyceryl transferase, with translation MPVTSLAPAAVLAASIPSPARGVWQLGPLPLRAYALCILAGVFVAVWWSDRRYRAASGGADQVLDVALLAVPWGIVGARLYHVVTSPEAYFGAHGNPALIPQVWRGGLGVWGGIFFGALAAAWLLRRRGLRWAPFADAVAPALLVAQAIGRLGNWFNQELFGSPTTLPWGLQIDDAHLPPGYASGTLFHPTFLYEALWNLAGAAFLIWLERRLRRRDGAVGGRLLWAYLMVYTAGRVWIECLRIDDAHIIAGLRLNVWTSILIFLVGLACFTVLSRRPLHDEVTAQRR, from the coding sequence GTGCCCGTCACCTCCCTCGCCCCCGCCGCGGTGCTCGCGGCCTCCATCCCCAGTCCGGCCCGCGGGGTGTGGCAGCTGGGACCACTGCCGCTGCGCGCCTATGCGCTGTGCATCCTCGCCGGGGTGTTCGTCGCCGTGTGGTGGAGCGACCGCCGCTACCGTGCCGCGAGCGGGGGAGCGGACCAGGTGCTCGATGTCGCCCTGCTGGCCGTGCCCTGGGGCATTGTGGGGGCGCGGCTGTACCACGTCGTGACCTCCCCGGAGGCGTATTTCGGTGCACATGGGAACCCGGCGCTCATCCCGCAGGTCTGGCGCGGCGGACTCGGCGTCTGGGGCGGCATCTTCTTCGGCGCGCTCGCTGCCGCCTGGCTGCTGCGCCGCCGCGGGCTGCGCTGGGCGCCCTTCGCCGACGCCGTCGCCCCGGCGCTGCTGGTAGCGCAGGCCATCGGCCGGCTGGGCAACTGGTTCAACCAGGAGCTGTTCGGCTCCCCGACCACGCTGCCCTGGGGACTGCAGATCGACGATGCGCACCTTCCGCCCGGGTACGCCTCCGGCACCCTGTTCCACCCCACGTTCTTGTACGAGGCCCTGTGGAACCTGGCCGGCGCAGCCTTCCTGATCTGGCTGGAGCGGCGGCTGCGACGCCGCGACGGCGCCGTGGGTGGACGGCTGCTTTGGGCCTACCTGATGGTGTACACCGCCGGCCGCGTATGGATCGAGTGCCTGCGCATCGACGACGCCCACATCATTGCCGGACTGCGGCTGAACGTGTGGACATCGATCCTCATCTTCCTGGTCGGGCTGGCCTGCTTCACCGTCCTGTCACGTCGTCCCCTGCACGATGAGGTCACTGCGCAGCGGCGGTGA
- the pyk gene encoding pyruvate kinase — protein sequence MRRAKIVCTLGPATDSPEQVQALVDAGMNVCRINRSHGRAEDQEEVIARVRAAAEASGRAVAILVDLQGPKIRLGNFVDDQKVMLNKGDEFTITTDDVLGTVKRVSTTFKGLPGDCRPGDRLLIDDGNVAVRVTAVTDTDVVTRVEVPGYVSNHKGINLPGVAVSVPALSEKDREDLRWALKIGADLIALSFVRNANDIKDVHEIMDEVGVRIPVIAKIEKPQAVENLLDIVSAFDGIMVARGDLGVEMPLEAVPLVQKRAIELARRQAKPVIVATQVLESMIQNPRPTRAEASDCANAILDGADAVMLSGETSVGAYPIEAVRTMANIIENVEENGGERIAPLGSYPQTRGGAITRAAAEMGEQLDATYLVTFTQSGDTARRLSRLRSTIPLLAFTPLRSTRNQLSVSWGVQTYEVPEVKHTDDMVDQVDEVLQAKHLAQPGDEVIIVAGMPPGTPGSTNSIRVHTVGERSDYRV from the coding sequence ATGCGCAGAGCGAAGATCGTATGCACCCTTGGGCCCGCCACCGATTCTCCTGAACAGGTGCAGGCGCTCGTGGACGCCGGCATGAACGTATGCCGCATCAACCGTTCCCACGGCCGCGCCGAGGACCAGGAGGAGGTCATCGCCCGCGTGCGTGCCGCTGCTGAGGCGTCGGGCCGGGCCGTCGCCATCCTGGTGGACCTGCAGGGCCCGAAGATCCGCCTGGGCAACTTCGTGGACGACCAGAAGGTGATGCTCAACAAGGGCGACGAGTTCACCATCACCACCGATGACGTGCTGGGCACCGTCAAGCGCGTCTCCACGACCTTCAAGGGGCTGCCCGGGGACTGCCGTCCCGGCGACCGCCTGCTGATCGATGACGGCAACGTGGCCGTCCGCGTCACAGCGGTTACGGACACCGACGTGGTCACCCGCGTCGAGGTTCCCGGCTACGTCTCCAACCACAAGGGCATCAACCTTCCGGGCGTGGCCGTGTCCGTCCCCGCCCTGTCGGAGAAGGACCGTGAGGACCTGCGCTGGGCGCTCAAGATCGGCGCTGACCTCATCGCCCTGTCCTTTGTCCGCAATGCCAACGACATCAAGGACGTCCACGAGATCATGGACGAGGTCGGCGTACGCATCCCGGTGATCGCCAAGATCGAGAAGCCGCAGGCGGTGGAGAACCTGCTGGACATCGTCTCCGCCTTTGACGGCATCATGGTGGCTCGCGGCGACCTCGGGGTGGAGATGCCACTGGAGGCGGTGCCGCTGGTGCAGAAGCGTGCCATCGAGCTCGCCCGCCGCCAGGCCAAGCCGGTGATCGTCGCCACCCAGGTGCTGGAGTCGATGATCCAGAACCCGCGGCCCACCCGCGCGGAGGCCTCCGACTGCGCCAACGCGATCCTCGACGGTGCCGATGCCGTCATGCTCTCCGGGGAGACCTCGGTGGGCGCCTACCCGATCGAGGCCGTGCGCACCATGGCCAACATTATTGAGAACGTGGAGGAGAACGGCGGCGAGCGCATCGCTCCGCTGGGCTCCTACCCGCAGACCCGCGGCGGCGCCATCACCCGTGCCGCCGCCGAGATGGGCGAGCAGCTCGATGCCACCTACCTGGTCACCTTCACCCAGTCCGGTGATACGGCGCGCCGCCTGTCCCGCCTACGTTCAACTATTCCGCTGCTGGCCTTCACCCCGCTGCGCTCGACCCGCAATCAGCTCTCCGTCTCCTGGGGTGTACAGACATACGAGGTGCCCGAGGTCAAGCACACCGATGACATGGTCGACCAGGTCGATGAGGTGCTTCAGGCCAAGCACCTGGCCCAGCCGGGCGACGAGGTGATCATCGTCGCGGGCATGCCCCCGGGCACTCCCGGCTCCACTAACTCCATCCGCGTGCACACGGTGGGGGAGCGCAGCGACTACCGGGTGTGA
- a CDS encoding ANTAR domain-containing response regulator: MSNESASSKSRRVLVAEDETLIRLDIVETLTDAGYEVVAEAANGEEAIRLADEHEPDLCVMDVKMPVLDGITAAERIIDAHGCAVVMLTAFSQTELVERAGAAGAMAYVVKPFTPGDLIPAIEIAMSRHEEIRSLESEISDLQERFETRKRVDRAKGLLMERMGLSEPEAFRWLQKTSMNRRLTMREVADAVIEQVGGAKKE, translated from the coding sequence GTGAGCAACGAGTCCGCTTCTTCCAAGTCCCGCAGAGTCCTTGTCGCCGAGGACGAGACCCTCATCCGCCTGGACATCGTCGAGACCCTGACGGATGCAGGCTACGAGGTCGTCGCCGAGGCCGCGAACGGGGAGGAGGCGATTCGCCTCGCCGACGAGCACGAGCCCGACCTGTGCGTCATGGACGTGAAGATGCCGGTACTGGATGGCATCACTGCTGCCGAGCGCATCATCGACGCGCACGGCTGTGCCGTGGTGATGCTGACGGCCTTCTCCCAGACTGAGCTGGTGGAGCGCGCCGGCGCCGCCGGCGCCATGGCCTACGTGGTCAAGCCCTTCACTCCGGGGGACCTGATTCCCGCCATCGAGATCGCCATGTCCCGCCACGAGGAGATCCGTTCCCTGGAGTCGGAGATCTCCGACCTGCAGGAGCGCTTCGAGACTCGTAAGCGCGTTGACCGCGCCAAGGGCCTGCTCATGGAGCGGATGGGCCTCAGTGAGCCCGAGGCCTTCCGCTGGCTGCAGAAGACATCCATGAACCGTCGCCTGACCATGCGTGAGGTAGCCGACGCCGTCATCGAGCAGGTCGGCGGCGCCAAGAAGGAGTAG
- a CDS encoding PaaI family thioesterase, translated as MSDKHPASASADAPVAFPAKSARPFPVPRAAGSAVSAISALGASGPVDSLDGTLMATLRMELQERSAEHTVVRMPVDGARQVTGVLHGGANAALVETAASVAAREAAPTGTAPVGTDLQVSHLRPARRGWVTAVATPLHRGRRTAVYRVEVSDEDGHVVAHGTLRCLYVEVDGF; from the coding sequence ATGAGCGACAAGCATCCCGCATCCGCCTCGGCGGACGCGCCCGTGGCCTTCCCCGCCAAGTCCGCCCGTCCCTTCCCGGTGCCCCGGGCAGCCGGCTCGGCGGTCTCGGCAATTAGCGCCCTGGGCGCATCCGGGCCCGTCGACTCCCTGGACGGCACTCTCATGGCGACGCTGCGCATGGAGCTTCAGGAGCGTTCTGCCGAGCACACGGTGGTGCGCATGCCGGTGGATGGCGCCCGGCAGGTCACCGGAGTACTGCACGGGGGCGCCAATGCGGCCCTGGTGGAGACGGCGGCGTCAGTGGCGGCGCGGGAGGCAGCGCCGACGGGCACCGCCCCGGTGGGCACCGACCTGCAGGTCAGCCACCTACGGCCGGCACGGCGTGGCTGGGTGACCGCAGTGGCCACGCCCCTGCACCGCGGGCGGCGCACCGCCGTCTACCGGGTGGAGGTCAGCGACGAGGACGGGCACGTCGTCGCCCACGGCACGCTGCGCTGCCTGTACGTGGAGGTGGACGGCTTCTGA
- the rpsA gene encoding 30S ribosomal protein S1: protein MTTNTPSPAPVAVNDIGSTEEILAAVDETIKYFDDGDIVEGTVVKVDRDEVLLDIGYKTEGVILARELSIKHDVDPEEIVSVGDDIEALVLQKEDKEGRLLLSKKRAQYERAWGTIERIKEEDGVVSGTVIEVVKGGLILDVGLRGFLPASLVEMRRVRDLQPYVGRELEAKIIELDKNRNNVVLSRRAWLEQTQSEVRTNFLQTLQKGQVRTGVVSSIVNFGAFVDLGGVDGLVHVSELSWKHIDHPSEVVEVGQEVTVEVLDVDFDRERVSLSLKATQEDPWQAFARTHAIGQVVPGKVTKLVPFGAFVRVEDGIEGLVHISELAQRHVELPEQVVKVGDEVFVKVIDIDLDRRRISLSLKQANDGVDPNSDDFDPSLYGMAAEYDENGNYKYPEGFDPETNEWLEGYEAQREAWEAEYAAAQARWEAHKAQVARALEEDQEDSEAAPAEAATSFSSTQPEATGTLASDEALAALREKLTGN, encoded by the coding sequence ATGACCACCAACACGCCCAGCCCCGCCCCGGTCGCCGTCAACGACATCGGCTCGACCGAGGAGATCCTCGCCGCCGTCGACGAGACCATCAAGTACTTCGATGACGGCGACATCGTCGAGGGCACCGTTGTCAAGGTCGACCGCGACGAGGTCCTCCTCGACATCGGCTACAAGACCGAGGGCGTCATCCTCGCTCGCGAACTGTCGATCAAGCACGATGTCGACCCCGAGGAGATCGTCTCCGTCGGCGATGACATCGAGGCCCTGGTTCTCCAGAAGGAGGACAAGGAGGGCCGCCTGCTGCTGAGCAAGAAGCGTGCCCAGTACGAGCGCGCCTGGGGCACCATCGAACGCATCAAGGAGGAGGACGGCGTCGTCTCCGGCACCGTCATCGAGGTCGTCAAGGGCGGCCTGATCCTCGACGTCGGCCTGCGCGGCTTCCTGCCCGCCTCCCTGGTGGAGATGCGCCGGGTGCGGGACCTGCAGCCCTACGTCGGCCGCGAGCTTGAGGCCAAGATCATCGAGCTGGACAAGAACCGTAACAACGTGGTTCTGTCCCGCCGCGCCTGGCTGGAGCAGACCCAGTCCGAGGTTCGCACCAACTTCCTGCAGACCCTGCAGAAGGGCCAGGTCCGCACGGGCGTGGTCTCCTCCATCGTCAACTTCGGTGCCTTCGTGGACCTGGGCGGCGTGGACGGCCTGGTCCACGTCTCCGAGCTGTCCTGGAAGCACATCGACCACCCCTCCGAGGTTGTGGAGGTCGGCCAGGAGGTCACCGTCGAGGTGCTCGACGTCGACTTCGACCGCGAGCGTGTCTCCCTGTCGCTCAAGGCGACGCAGGAGGACCCGTGGCAGGCCTTCGCCCGCACGCACGCCATCGGCCAGGTCGTGCCCGGCAAGGTCACCAAGCTGGTTCCCTTCGGCGCGTTCGTGCGCGTGGAGGACGGCATCGAGGGCCTGGTGCACATCTCCGAGCTGGCTCAGCGCCACGTGGAGCTGCCCGAGCAGGTCGTCAAGGTTGGTGACGAGGTCTTCGTCAAGGTTATCGACATCGACCTGGACCGCCGCCGCATCTCCCTGTCGCTGAAGCAGGCCAACGACGGCGTCGACCCGAACTCCGACGACTTCGACCCCTCGCTGTACGGTATGGCCGCCGAGTACGACGAGAACGGCAACTACAAGTACCCCGAGGGCTTCGACCCGGAGACCAACGAGTGGCTGGAGGGCTACGAGGCGCAGCGGGAGGCCTGGGAGGCCGAGTACGCGGCCGCGCAGGCCCGCTGGGAGGCTCACAAGGCCCAGGTCGCCCGCGCCCTGGAAGAGGACCAGGAGGACAGCGAGGCCGCCCCGGCGGAAGCCGCCACCTCCTTCTCCTCAACGCAGCCCGAGGCCACCGGTACTCTCGCCTCCGACGAGGCGCTGGCCGCGCTGCGCGAGAAGCTGACCGGCAACTGA
- the coaE gene encoding dephospho-CoA kinase → MGLTGGIGAGKSEVARLLSAHGARVVSADAISREVVEPGTEGLAAVVAEFGQQLLTADGALDRRALGRLVFADPLRRARLEEIILPLVAAEAWSRLAAVPAGQVAVYDVPLLVEGQMEGMFDVVVVVETELETRLERLGRRGLEREQALARIAAQATDAERRAVADVVVPNSGSLEELAAAVKELWDNRLAPAAD, encoded by the coding sequence GTGGGGCTGACCGGCGGCATCGGCGCAGGCAAGTCCGAGGTCGCTCGCCTGTTGTCGGCACACGGCGCCCGGGTTGTGTCCGCTGACGCGATTTCCCGGGAAGTGGTCGAGCCCGGCACCGAGGGGCTAGCCGCCGTCGTGGCCGAATTCGGGCAGCAGCTGCTGACTGCGGACGGCGCCTTGGACCGGCGCGCGCTCGGCCGGCTCGTTTTTGCGGATCCGCTGCGCCGCGCTCGCCTGGAGGAGATCATCCTGCCGCTCGTGGCCGCCGAGGCCTGGTCACGCCTGGCGGCCGTGCCGGCCGGCCAGGTTGCCGTCTATGACGTGCCCCTGCTGGTGGAGGGCCAGATGGAGGGCATGTTCGACGTCGTCGTCGTGGTGGAGACGGAGCTGGAGACCAGGTTGGAGCGCCTTGGGCGCCGTGGCCTGGAGCGGGAGCAGGCCCTGGCACGCATTGCCGCCCAGGCCACCGATGCCGAGCGGCGCGCCGTCGCCGACGTCGTGGTGCCCAACTCCGGTTCCCTGGAGGAACTCGCCGCAGCCGTCAAGGAGCTGTGGGACAACCGGCTTGCGCCCGCAGCTGACTAG
- the uvrB gene encoding excinuclease ABC subunit UvrB: protein MRPVTDLRRAEKSFEVISPYTPSGDQPTAIAELAERLNAGEKDIVLLGATGTGKSATTAWLVEQVQRPTLILEPNKTLAAQMAAEFRELLPNNAVEYFVSYYDYYQPEAYVPQTDTFIEKDSSINDEVERLRHSATNSLLTRRDVVVVSSVSCIYGLGTPQEYVDRMTPLRVGEQIDRDELLRRFVTMQYTRNDIDFTRGTFRVRGDTVEIIPMYEELAIRVEFFGDEIDALATLHPVTGEVIDRVEEVFVFPASHYVAGPERMERAIAGIEEELAERLAVLERDSKLLEAQRLRMRTTYDLEMLRQIGTCSGVENYSMHIDGRSPGTPPNTLLDYFPEDFLLVIDESHVTVPQIGAMHEGDASRKRTLVDHGFRLPSALDNRPLTFSEFEDRVGQAVYLSATPGPYELQRADGVVEQIIRPTGLVDPKIVVKPTEGQIDDLLEEVRRRVDKHERVLVTTLTKRMAEDLTTYLADRGVRVEYLHSDVDTLRRVEILRSLRLGEFDVLVGINLLREGLDLPEVSLVAILDADKEGFLRSSTSLIQTIGRAARNVSGEVHMYADQVTPAMTEAIEETERRRAKQLAYNAEHGIDPQPLRKKIADVTDMLAREDVDTAELLAGGYRGHEEKQVVSRRKQAAEATVREKLAGAAQSDLAGLIQELTEQMHAAAEDLHFELAARLRDEIQDLKKELRDMRATA, encoded by the coding sequence ATGCGTCCCGTCACCGACCTGCGCCGCGCCGAGAAGTCCTTCGAGGTCATCAGCCCCTACACGCCCTCCGGCGACCAGCCCACCGCCATCGCCGAGCTGGCCGAACGGTTGAACGCCGGCGAGAAGGACATCGTGCTGCTGGGGGCCACCGGCACCGGCAAGTCGGCCACCACTGCCTGGCTGGTGGAGCAGGTGCAGCGCCCCACCCTCATCCTGGAGCCCAACAAGACCCTGGCCGCCCAGATGGCCGCCGAGTTCCGGGAGCTGCTGCCGAACAACGCAGTGGAGTACTTCGTCTCCTACTACGACTACTACCAGCCGGAGGCCTACGTCCCCCAGACGGACACCTTCATCGAGAAGGACTCCTCCATCAACGACGAGGTTGAGCGGCTGCGCCACTCCGCCACCAACTCCCTGCTCACCCGCCGGGATGTGGTGGTGGTCTCCTCCGTGTCCTGCATCTACGGCCTGGGCACGCCCCAGGAGTACGTGGACCGCATGACGCCGCTGCGGGTGGGGGAGCAGATCGACCGCGACGAGCTGCTGCGGCGCTTCGTCACCATGCAGTACACGCGCAACGACATCGACTTCACCCGCGGCACCTTCCGCGTGCGCGGGGACACGGTGGAGATCATCCCCATGTACGAGGAGCTGGCCATCCGGGTGGAGTTCTTCGGCGACGAGATCGACGCCCTGGCCACCCTCCACCCGGTCACCGGGGAAGTCATCGACCGGGTGGAGGAGGTGTTCGTGTTCCCCGCCTCCCACTACGTGGCCGGGCCCGAGCGCATGGAGCGCGCCATCGCCGGCATAGAGGAGGAGCTGGCCGAGCGCCTGGCGGTGCTGGAGCGCGACAGCAAGCTGCTGGAGGCGCAGCGGCTGCGCATGCGCACCACCTACGACTTGGAGATGCTCCGCCAGATCGGCACCTGCTCCGGCGTGGAGAACTACTCGATGCACATCGACGGCCGCTCCCCGGGCACGCCCCCCAACACGCTGCTGGACTACTTCCCGGAGGACTTCCTGCTGGTGATCGACGAGTCCCACGTGACCGTCCCGCAGATCGGCGCCATGCACGAGGGCGATGCCTCCCGCAAGCGCACCCTGGTGGACCACGGCTTCCGGCTGCCCTCCGCCCTGGACAACCGGCCCCTGACCTTCTCCGAGTTCGAGGACCGGGTGGGGCAGGCCGTCTACCTGTCCGCCACCCCCGGCCCGTATGAGCTCCAGCGCGCCGACGGCGTGGTGGAGCAGATCATCCGCCCCACCGGGCTGGTGGACCCCAAGATCGTGGTCAAGCCCACCGAGGGGCAGATCGACGACCTGCTGGAGGAGGTGCGTCGCCGCGTCGACAAGCACGAGCGCGTCCTGGTCACCACGCTGACCAAGCGCATGGCTGAGGACCTGACCACCTACCTCGCCGACCGGGGGGTGCGCGTGGAGTACCTGCACTCCGACGTCGACACGCTGCGCCGCGTGGAGATCCTCCGCTCGCTGCGGCTGGGGGAGTTCGACGTACTGGTAGGCATCAACCTGCTGCGCGAGGGCCTGGACCTGCCGGAGGTGTCGCTGGTGGCGATTCTCGACGCCGACAAGGAGGGCTTCCTGCGCTCGTCCACCTCGCTGATCCAGACGATCGGGCGGGCCGCCCGCAACGTCTCCGGCGAGGTGCACATGTACGCCGACCAGGTCACCCCCGCCATGACCGAGGCCATTGAGGAGACCGAACGGCGCCGCGCCAAGCAGCTCGCCTACAACGCCGAGCACGGCATCGACCCGCAGCCGCTGCGCAAGAAGATCGCGGACGTGACCGACATGCTCGCCCGCGAGGACGTGGACACCGCCGAGCTGCTGGCCGGCGGCTACCGGGGGCACGAGGAGAAGCAGGTCGTCTCCCGCCGCAAGCAGGCCGCCGAGGCCACCGTGCGCGAGAAGCTCGCCGGTGCGGCCCAGTCCGACCTGGCCGGGCTGATCCAGGAGCTGACCGAGCAGATGCACGCCGCCGCCGAGGACCTGCACTTCGAGCTGGCCGCCCGGCTGCGCGACGAGATCCAGGACCTGAAGAAGGAGCTGCGGGACATGCGGGCCACCGCCTGA